A part of Larkinella insperata genomic DNA contains:
- a CDS encoding ArnT family glycosyltransferase gives MTLIYLLTFALFIFYIGNTAAGISRRSLTEWLLVSFILFTGSVILTGFCLSALYMTASTPVWAFSVFLTATVLRVVFGRLVHQPRWSVVRLIRDRGETFSNWYRTLSVYLKILFAALLATLAIIAVTNLLLVLLTPPNEWDSMTGHLNRVMQYIQRGTMRHFGGTNWNMDTYPKSVCTIQIYSFLITGRFENAFKLVHHLSYWMAIVAVFGISQRIARNLSASFFTAICYALLPDFLMQAVTTETDIVLTAYMGSFIYFLFAFRESGTPVARDNRFLYLAGMAFGIAYGHKVTFTLLLPSMFVIMIYTVFWAPTVSVFLNRLTYAVPAFIVGVCLWMLPTGYLKNIEVFGHPIGPPTSLRHQSVERAGTLSNLFEQGSRNVIRYGYDHINLDGLRNTQWGLDLNIAMRKPLVKLEEVTKMRLDEETDFSIFPFVFSRRFEFYNANPYWGIIGFGLILPLVFVSLIGLMRSKAHFFLAIAFALHFLALSYSAPYDPFKGRYFIETGFLGSLFLPLLFTNRWLGVQQPGRIVLKAYVGLVIGVGCLSALLTVFLNERCLPLSAYGHPSAFQSERMYMQMLFRPDSYVPYKRFDELVPENATVALGTINDDFEYPLYGKHLSRRLIPINPFEKGVQPIPKEADYLFFSKNVIKPQPGDLRLGTDTTMTHLIVPGEDYYLRKLK, from the coding sequence CACGCCGGTCTGGGCATTCTCGGTTTTCCTGACGGCGACGGTTTTACGGGTCGTATTCGGTAGACTGGTCCATCAGCCACGGTGGTCGGTGGTCCGCCTGATCCGGGATCGGGGAGAAACTTTCAGCAACTGGTACCGTACGCTGTCGGTATACCTGAAGATCCTGTTTGCCGCGCTGCTGGCTACACTGGCTATTATCGCCGTTACCAACCTCCTGCTCGTTCTGCTGACACCTCCCAACGAATGGGATAGCATGACCGGCCACCTCAACCGCGTGATGCAGTACATTCAGCGCGGCACGATGCGGCATTTTGGAGGCACAAACTGGAACATGGACACCTACCCCAAAAGTGTCTGCACCATCCAGATTTATTCGTTTCTGATCACGGGCCGCTTCGAAAATGCCTTCAAGCTGGTCCACCACCTGTCGTACTGGATGGCGATTGTGGCGGTTTTTGGGATTTCCCAACGGATTGCCCGCAACCTGTCGGCCAGCTTTTTTACCGCCATCTGCTACGCGTTGCTGCCCGATTTTCTGATGCAGGCCGTTACGACCGAAACGGACATCGTGCTGACGGCTTACATGGGGAGCTTCATTTATTTTCTGTTTGCTTTCCGCGAATCCGGCACGCCCGTAGCCCGTGACAATCGGTTTCTGTATCTGGCCGGAATGGCCTTTGGAATCGCGTATGGGCACAAAGTCACCTTCACGCTCCTGTTGCCGTCGATGTTCGTCATCATGATCTACACGGTATTCTGGGCTCCCACGGTTTCGGTTTTCCTGAATCGACTGACGTACGCCGTGCCCGCTTTTATCGTGGGTGTGTGTCTGTGGATGCTGCCGACGGGGTACCTTAAAAACATCGAAGTGTTTGGCCACCCTATCGGTCCGCCGACCTCTCTTCGTCACCAGTCGGTTGAACGGGCCGGAACGCTGAGCAACCTGTTCGAACAAGGTAGCCGGAACGTGATTCGGTACGGGTACGATCACATCAACCTCGACGGGTTGCGCAACACTCAGTGGGGCCTTGATCTGAACATCGCCATGCGAAAACCGCTGGTCAAGCTGGAGGAAGTAACGAAAATGCGGTTGGACGAAGAAACCGACTTCTCCATTTTTCCCTTCGTTTTCAGTCGGCGGTTCGAGTTTTACAACGCCAACCCGTATTGGGGCATCATCGGTTTCGGCCTGATTTTGCCGTTGGTTTTTGTATCGTTGATCGGTCTGATGCGCTCGAAGGCCCACTTTTTTCTCGCCATTGCCTTCGCGCTGCATTTTCTGGCTCTCTCCTACTCGGCCCCGTACGACCCGTTCAAGGGGCGGTATTTTATCGAAACCGGTTTTCTGGGCTCTTTATTTCTGCCCCTTTTGTTTACCAACCGCTGGCTCGGCGTTCAGCAGCCGGGGCGGATTGTGCTCAAAGCGTACGTGGGTCTGGTGATTGGCGTCGGCTGCCTGTCGGCGCTGCTGACGGTTTTCCTCAATGAGCGTTGTCTGCCCCTGTCGGCCTACGGCCATCCGTCGGCTTTTCAGTCGGAGCGGATGTACATGCAGATGCTGTTCCGGCCCGATAGCTACGTTCCCTACAAACGGTTTGACGAACTGGTTCCCGAGAATGCAACGGTGGCGCTGGGGACCATCAACGACGACTTTGAATATCCGCTTTACGGCAAACACCTCTCCCGGCGGCTGATTCCAATCAATCCGTTCGAAAAGGGTGTGCAGCCGATTCCGAAAGAAGCTGATTACCTGTTTTTCTCGAAAAACGTCATCAAACCGCAGCCGGGCGACCTGCGCCTGGGTACCGACACCACCATGACGCACCTGATCGTGCCCGGTGAGGATTATTATTTACGCAAGCTTAAGTAA
- a CDS encoding WbqC family protein — protein MTIAIMQPYFLPYIGYLQLMNAVDKFIIYDDVAFINRGWINRNRILVNGKDHLITVPLKDASQNKQIADIHLSDDPKWRSKLLQTIGQSYRKAPFYTTVYPLLEKIVNLEVHTIADLVRGSFVFINDYLGIQTEIVPSSDRYHNSDLKAQDRILDICRQEKADRYINPIGGMELYDRQRFTEAGLELFFIQSKRVDYPQFQNEFVPWLSVADVLMFNDVPTVQKMLGAFELV, from the coding sequence ATGACGATTGCCATCATGCAGCCCTATTTCCTGCCCTACATCGGCTACCTGCAACTGATGAACGCCGTTGATAAGTTTATCATTTACGATGACGTTGCGTTCATCAACCGGGGCTGGATCAACCGGAACCGGATTCTGGTTAACGGCAAAGACCACCTGATCACGGTTCCGCTTAAAGACGCCAGCCAGAACAAACAGATTGCCGACATCCACCTGAGCGACGATCCGAAGTGGCGGTCCAAACTTCTGCAAACCATCGGCCAGAGCTATCGGAAAGCGCCTTTTTACACAACGGTCTACCCCTTACTGGAAAAAATAGTAAACTTGGAGGTTCATACGATTGCTGATCTGGTTCGTGGTAGTTTTGTGTTCATTAATGACTATCTCGGCATTCAAACGGAGATTGTTCCGTCATCGGATCGTTATCATAACAGCGACCTCAAAGCCCAGGATCGGATTCTGGATATTTGTCGCCAGGAAAAGGCCGATCGTTACATCAACCCCATTGGCGGGATGGAACTCTACGACCGGCAACGATTTACCGAAGCGGGCCTGGAATTGTTTTTCATTCAGTCGAAACGGGTCGACTACCCGCAGTTTCAGAATGAGTTTGTCCCCTGGCTTTCCGTCGCCGACGTCCTGATGTTCAACGACGTTCCGACGGTGCAGAAAATGCTGGGGGCATTTGAATTGGTTTAA
- a CDS encoding acetyltransferase, whose product MAKVVIFGVLDTAELAHFYLTHDSEHEVVAFTVNQEYLKEVEFKGLPVVPFETVETIYPPQEFKFFAPMTGRKMNKNREKVYLDAKAKGYEFISYVSSKATLFNNPIGENCFILEDNTIQPFTTIGNNVVLWSGNHIGHHGQIKDHVFFTSHIVLSGHCVVDSYCFFGVNSTIRDYLHIAEGTLVGMAAAVVKSTEPWGVYMGNPAEKKPVPSHKVY is encoded by the coding sequence ATGGCAAAGGTTGTTATTTTTGGTGTTTTGGACACGGCCGAACTGGCGCATTTCTACCTGACGCACGACTCGGAGCACGAGGTTGTTGCCTTTACCGTAAACCAGGAATACTTGAAGGAAGTGGAGTTTAAAGGACTTCCGGTGGTTCCGTTTGAAACGGTAGAAACCATCTATCCCCCGCAGGAATTTAAGTTTTTCGCGCCCATGACGGGCCGGAAAATGAATAAGAACCGGGAAAAAGTGTACCTCGACGCCAAAGCAAAAGGGTACGAATTTATTTCCTACGTCAGTTCGAAAGCCACCCTGTTCAACAATCCGATTGGCGAGAACTGCTTCATTCTGGAAGACAATACCATTCAACCTTTTACCACGATCGGCAACAACGTTGTTCTGTGGAGCGGCAACCACATCGGCCACCACGGCCAGATCAAGGATCACGTGTTTTTTACGTCCCACATTGTGCTGTCGGGCCACTGCGTCGTTGATTCCTACTGCTTCTTTGGGGTCAACAGCACCATTCGGGATTACCTGCACATCGCCGAAGGAACGCTGGTCGGGATGGCCGCTGCGGTCGTTAAATCCACCGAACCCTGGGGCGTCTACATGGGTAACCCCGCCGAAAAAAAACCGGTACCGAGCCATAAAGTGTATTGA
- a CDS encoding glycosyltransferase family 4 protein has product MKKILFIGHDANRAGAQLVLLQLLQMLKQRNIPTHLLLGDGGPLETEYREVTSVTKWPEPVRQLYSRRIDQLLYLLRIGQWLHRRREQRRWRAFEDELRLQNLGLVLVNTVTNSGLYRQIHELIKPLPTILFAHELEMAIRLYTQPDNLRFMLDHADRLIAVSRAVAHHYVDAYGFNPKQISTFQLIDIPNLLQKIEQARQASDVLAQHGIPENAIIIGGCGNAEWRKGNDLFNVIARQVIRQHPDVPVYFVWVGMPRTELYQDLTLDLQKAGLSDRVLLLEPTPDVFRYTVRFDIFALCSREDPYPLVVLEAALSETPVVCFERAGGAPELVETDGGFVVPYLDTVAMANRISTLINDPTKRRQMGQTLRQKVIERHSSEKNLDSFLAIVNQLTTTLN; this is encoded by the coding sequence TTGAAAAAGATCTTGTTTATCGGCCACGATGCCAACCGGGCCGGCGCGCAGTTGGTGTTGTTACAGTTGCTCCAGATGCTGAAGCAACGAAACATCCCAACCCATTTGCTGCTGGGTGACGGTGGCCCGCTGGAAACCGAATATCGGGAAGTGACCAGCGTGACAAAATGGCCCGAACCCGTTCGGCAGCTCTACAGCCGCCGGATTGATCAGCTTCTTTATCTGCTGCGCATTGGGCAATGGCTGCACCGACGCAGGGAACAACGACGCTGGCGAGCCTTCGAAGACGAGCTGCGGTTGCAGAATCTTGGTCTGGTCTTGGTCAATACGGTTACGAACTCCGGACTTTACCGGCAAATCCACGAATTGATCAAACCGCTGCCCACTATTTTGTTTGCGCATGAATTGGAAATGGCAATCCGTCTGTACACGCAACCCGATAACCTGCGGTTCATGCTCGACCATGCCGACCGCCTGATTGCAGTCTCTCGGGCCGTTGCCCACCATTACGTCGATGCCTATGGCTTCAACCCAAAGCAGATCAGCACATTTCAACTGATTGATATTCCGAACCTGCTGCAAAAAATTGAACAGGCGCGTCAGGCGTCGGATGTACTGGCCCAGCACGGAATTCCGGAAAATGCCATCATTATTGGCGGTTGTGGCAACGCGGAATGGCGCAAAGGCAACGATTTGTTCAACGTGATTGCCCGGCAGGTGATCCGCCAACATCCGGATGTACCGGTTTATTTTGTCTGGGTTGGCATGCCGCGTACCGAATTGTACCAGGACCTGACGCTGGATTTGCAAAAAGCCGGACTGAGCGACCGGGTGCTGCTCCTTGAGCCAACCCCCGACGTGTTCCGGTATACCGTGCGTTTTGATATCTTTGCGCTTTGCTCCCGCGAAGACCCTTACCCGCTGGTCGTGTTGGAAGCCGCTCTGAGCGAAACGCCCGTGGTGTGTTTCGAACGGGCCGGGGGAGCACCCGAACTGGTCGAAACCGACGGCGGTTTCGTGGTTCCGTACCTGGACACGGTAGCGATGGCCAACCGGATCAGCACCCTGATTAACGACCCAACCAAACGCCGGCAAATGGGCCAAACGCTGCGGCAGAAAGTCATCGAACGGCATTCTTCCGAAAAAAATCTGGATTCTTTTCTGGCAATCGTCAACCAATTGACCACAACCCTAAATTGA
- a CDS encoding glycosyl transferase, whose amino-acid sequence MTLAFTICSINYLAQARTLGDSLRKTNPDWQYVIGLVDKLDRANLPSSLLPEYPMLEVDQIEIEDFAGMCDRYDITELNTAVKPFYIDYFFKHHPEATEVIYFDPDIIVFQPLTRLKQHLAEYNLVLTPHICQPINDWLIPNELNHLNTGTFNLGFIGLQKTEESNRFVQWWKKRLVNECRIDLCNGLFVDQHWVNFAPIYYDRVWIEKHPGYNAAYWNLHERSFSAPNGVWRVNETADLQFFHYSGYGVHKPEEVSKYQNRFTFKDRADIVPLFKHYHQQLLDNQNETYRNYPCFYIKPPKILYYQKVRRALKSPLHALISVLENR is encoded by the coding sequence ATGACGCTTGCTTTCACCATCTGCTCGATCAACTACCTGGCGCAGGCGCGCACCCTGGGCGATTCCCTGCGAAAAACCAACCCTGACTGGCAGTACGTGATTGGGCTGGTCGATAAGCTGGATCGGGCCAATTTGCCATCTTCGCTCCTGCCTGAGTATCCGATGCTGGAAGTCGATCAGATTGAGATTGAGGACTTCGCGGGCATGTGCGACCGCTACGACATTACGGAACTGAATACCGCTGTCAAACCGTTTTACATCGACTATTTTTTCAAACACCACCCCGAAGCCACCGAAGTTATTTATTTCGACCCCGATATCATTGTCTTCCAGCCGCTTACCCGTCTGAAGCAGCACTTGGCGGAATACAACCTGGTTTTAACGCCCCACATTTGCCAACCGATCAACGACTGGCTAATTCCCAACGAGTTGAATCATTTGAATACGGGAACCTTCAACCTGGGGTTCATCGGCTTACAGAAAACCGAAGAATCGAACCGGTTTGTGCAGTGGTGGAAAAAACGGCTGGTCAACGAATGCCGCATCGACCTTTGCAACGGTTTGTTTGTCGATCAGCACTGGGTAAATTTTGCACCGATTTATTACGATCGGGTCTGGATTGAAAAGCACCCGGGGTACAATGCTGCTTACTGGAACCTGCACGAACGGTCTTTCTCGGCGCCAAACGGGGTCTGGCGCGTCAACGAAACGGCGGATCTGCAGTTTTTCCACTACAGCGGATACGGAGTTCACAAACCGGAGGAGGTCTCCAAATATCAGAACCGGTTTACATTTAAAGACCGGGCCGATATTGTACCGCTCTTCAAACATTACCATCAGCAACTGCTTGATAATCAAAACGAAACTTACCGAAACTACCCCTGCTTTTACATCAAGCCGCCCAAAATCCTGTATTATCAGAAAGTTCGGAGAGCACTGAAATCTCCGCTTCATGCGTTAATTTCGGTGTTGGAAAACCGGTAA
- a CDS encoding DUF5672 family protein: protein MNNSRKNPQLACVVIPVYQSSLTDHEQISLSQCLRVLGKHPIILVAPQTLDVSYLTQPHPQLQVRTFNESYFKDIQAYNRLMLSEEFYQAFTDFRFMLIHQLDAFVFQDELTDWCRRGYDYIGAPWLRDRDFFDWKDEAVFSIKKKIALWLDLKKADGVTPREITSLNGVGNGGFSLRNVSSLLRWIRFFRKKIDNYEKIHAHQYNEDVFWGIEVNRYFPLLSIPDFRTAMRFAVEFYPERAIATYNNGHLPFGCHAWDIHGTDYWRPIFATYGYTI from the coding sequence ATGAATAACTCCCGCAAGAATCCGCAGTTGGCCTGCGTTGTCATCCCGGTTTATCAGTCGTCGCTGACGGATCATGAGCAGATTTCGCTGAGCCAGTGCCTGCGCGTTCTGGGCAAACACCCGATCATTTTAGTGGCTCCCCAGACGCTGGATGTTTCGTATTTGACACAGCCTCATCCGCAGCTTCAGGTTCGGACTTTCAACGAGTCGTATTTCAAGGATATTCAGGCGTATAACCGACTGATGTTGTCTGAGGAGTTTTATCAGGCCTTTACGGATTTTCGATTCATGCTCATTCACCAACTGGATGCGTTTGTTTTTCAGGATGAACTGACCGACTGGTGCCGCCGGGGGTACGATTACATCGGCGCGCCCTGGCTCCGCGACCGCGATTTCTTCGACTGGAAGGATGAAGCGGTTTTCAGCATCAAGAAAAAGATTGCGCTGTGGCTGGATTTGAAGAAGGCAGATGGGGTTACGCCCCGCGAAATCACCTCCCTGAACGGCGTTGGAAACGGCGGCTTTTCGCTGCGGAATGTGTCGTCGCTGCTGCGCTGGATCCGGTTTTTCCGCAAGAAAATCGACAATTACGAAAAAATTCACGCCCATCAATACAACGAAGACGTTTTCTGGGGAATTGAGGTCAACCGGTATTTTCCCCTGTTGAGCATACCGGACTTCCGGACGGCCATGCGGTTTGCGGTGGAATTCTATCCCGAGCGCGCCATTGCCACCTACAACAACGGACATTTGCCCTTTGGATGCCATGCCTGGGATATTCACGGAACCGATTACTGGCGCCCCATTTTTGCAACTTATGGCTACACCATCTGA
- a CDS encoding glycosyltransferase family 2 protein gives MATPSDPARPTLSVALCTYNGEAYLDTQLQSLLKQSRLPDELVVCDDDSTDQTRTILEKFAAGAPFPVSITRNEARLGYNKNFEKALSLCNGELIFICDQDDYWLPEKIETLSAYLMQHPQTDLVFTNAVITDSKLNDTGRLFWDTVRFTAPVRDRWRRGEAMEVLLDGNRVMGCASALRRRLLPVLLPIPNLPNYIYDGWLGLVTAAKGTIDFYEKPLLWYRTHEKQQVGTRPPEAGKAVSLKDRFSRPHAEKLEPLVSKHHELNELYKLVCQRIPTKTPGIGQFERRLSHYARRSTMPDGRILRLGPVVRELLAGNYHRYADQEANQYAPYLAALGDLVE, from the coding sequence ATGGCTACACCATCTGACCCAGCTCGTCCGACCTTATCGGTGGCGCTTTGTACGTATAATGGCGAAGCCTACCTGGATACGCAGTTGCAGAGCCTGCTCAAACAGAGCCGTTTACCGGATGAGTTGGTTGTCTGCGACGATGATTCGACCGACCAGACCCGGACGATTCTGGAGAAATTTGCCGCTGGGGCTCCTTTTCCGGTTTCAATTACCCGGAACGAGGCCCGGTTGGGATACAACAAAAACTTTGAGAAAGCGCTTTCGCTCTGCAACGGAGAACTGATTTTTATCTGCGATCAGGATGACTATTGGTTGCCCGAAAAAATTGAAACGCTCTCGGCTTATCTGATGCAGCATCCGCAAACCGACCTGGTTTTCACCAACGCCGTTATTACCGACTCGAAGTTGAATGACACGGGGCGGTTATTCTGGGATACGGTGCGGTTTACGGCCCCCGTCCGGGACCGCTGGCGCCGGGGTGAAGCCATGGAGGTTTTGCTGGACGGTAATCGGGTGATGGGTTGTGCGTCGGCCCTGCGTCGGCGGTTGCTGCCCGTGTTGTTACCCATTCCGAACCTGCCCAACTATATTTACGACGGCTGGCTGGGTTTGGTTACAGCCGCCAAAGGCACCATCGATTTTTACGAAAAACCGTTGCTCTGGTACCGAACTCACGAAAAGCAGCAGGTAGGCACCCGCCCCCCGGAGGCCGGAAAAGCCGTCAGCCTGAAAGACCGGTTTTCGCGTCCGCACGCCGAAAAGCTGGAGCCGCTGGTGAGTAAGCACCACGAACTGAACGAATTATACAAGCTGGTCTGCCAACGCATTCCAACAAAAACGCCCGGCATCGGGCAATTTGAGCGACGGTTAAGCCATTACGCCCGGCGGAGCACGATGCCCGACGGGCGGATTCTACGGCTGGGGCCGGTGGTTCGGGAATTGCTGGCCGGGAATTATCACCGCTATGCCGATCAGGAGGCCAACCAGTATGCCCCTTATCTGGCGGCTCTGGGCGATTTAGTCGAGTAA
- a CDS encoding FkbM family methyltransferase, giving the protein MNLNDVRTTLRNLEFSAKKRLGYFSKVAVDPTALPAEKVGSTYGSWYLLKKFLTPQSIVYSFGIGYDFTFGAALTERYGCHVYAFDPTENVLSWLDNQPLPEKFHYKGLALCDQDDTLTFYTNPERKHFNHAKDDEVEEVQVQASTITTIMNDLAHQRVDRVNLDVEGSTYKVLDHFIETDFRPRQLLVELHHFFTGNGVTESSIQKVKEFGYKLFAISPSYTEFSFIARPPKPFYCFAR; this is encoded by the coding sequence ATGAACTTAAACGATGTTAGAACGACGCTCAGGAACCTCGAATTCTCGGCGAAAAAGCGGCTCGGTTATTTTTCCAAAGTTGCCGTTGACCCAACAGCTCTCCCCGCCGAGAAGGTAGGCAGTACCTACGGAAGCTGGTATTTGTTGAAAAAATTCCTGACGCCCCAAAGCATCGTTTACTCATTCGGAATCGGGTATGATTTCACGTTCGGTGCCGCATTGACCGAGCGGTATGGCTGCCACGTTTACGCGTTTGACCCTACGGAAAACGTGTTAAGCTGGCTTGACAACCAGCCATTGCCCGAAAAGTTTCATTACAAAGGACTCGCCCTTTGCGACCAGGATGATACGCTCACGTTTTACACCAATCCTGAAAGAAAGCATTTTAATCACGCCAAAGACGACGAGGTAGAGGAAGTACAAGTCCAGGCTTCGACCATCACCACCATCATGAATGACCTGGCTCACCAACGGGTTGATCGGGTCAATCTGGACGTTGAAGGCTCCACATATAAGGTACTCGATCATTTTATCGAAACGGATTTCAGACCCCGGCAACTACTGGTTGAACTTCACCACTTTTTCACCGGCAACGGCGTAACGGAATCTTCCATTCAGAAAGTAAAGGAGTTTGGTTACAAGCTCTTTGCCATTTCACCTTCCTATACCGAGTTTAGTTTTATCGCCCGGCCGCCTAAACCGTTTTATTGCTTTGCCCGCTAA
- a CDS encoding glycosyltransferase family 4 protein, with amino-acid sequence MKILIVHNILWAHYKATVFSELHRLASSYKAEVHVLQIAQSEQSRALLGKPDQLPDQYSYELLFDTYIEQVSTPAKIRALVARMRAYRPDVLLLTGYYDPAQIALMVLAKLSGIKVVIQTESTPVDQVRSGLKEWFKSRVIAMADGFFCFGTPQANYLIQLGVRPDQILVAQNAVVDNAKLRQVYEQARPTRTAKQAEQNLPPANFIYVGRLAAEKNLTALIDAFVQARQKAGNRANWGLLLLGDGPEKGAIQAQIDRLGAQDSVKILPNQPWYRVPQTLALADVLVLPSLSEPWGLVVNEAMACGMPVVVSDRCGCAPDLVKNGQNGYIFDPARPEELTSCLLRFIDGHADRQAMGRVSSEIIAHFSPDTVAREMLAGFVKVTRT; translated from the coding sequence ATGAAAATTTTGATTGTTCACAATATTTTGTGGGCGCACTACAAGGCAACGGTTTTCAGCGAACTCCACCGCCTGGCTTCCAGCTATAAGGCCGAGGTACACGTTCTGCAAATTGCCCAGAGCGAACAATCCCGGGCGCTGCTGGGCAAACCCGACCAACTGCCCGACCAGTATAGCTACGAACTGCTTTTTGACACTTACATTGAGCAGGTCAGTACCCCAGCCAAAATCCGGGCACTGGTGGCCCGGATGCGCGCCTACCGTCCGGATGTTCTCCTGCTCACGGGCTACTATGATCCCGCCCAGATTGCGCTGATGGTGCTTGCCAAACTCAGCGGCATTAAAGTGGTTATTCAAACCGAATCAACCCCGGTCGATCAGGTCCGGAGCGGACTTAAGGAATGGTTTAAAAGCCGCGTCATTGCGATGGCCGACGGCTTTTTTTGCTTTGGCACTCCCCAGGCCAACTACCTGATTCAGTTGGGCGTTCGTCCGGACCAGATTCTGGTTGCCCAGAATGCGGTAGTTGATAATGCAAAACTGCGGCAGGTGTACGAACAGGCCCGGCCCACCCGAACGGCCAAACAAGCTGAACAGAACCTGCCCCCCGCTAACTTTATTTACGTGGGCCGGTTGGCAGCCGAGAAAAACCTGACGGCCCTGATCGACGCTTTTGTTCAGGCACGGCAAAAAGCCGGCAACCGCGCAAACTGGGGGCTGCTCCTGCTCGGCGACGGACCGGAAAAAGGGGCAATCCAGGCCCAGATTGACCGGCTTGGCGCCCAGGATTCGGTTAAAATACTACCCAACCAACCCTGGTACCGCGTTCCCCAGACGCTGGCGCTGGCGGATGTCTTGGTTTTGCCCAGCTTGTCGGAACCCTGGGGATTGGTTGTTAACGAAGCGATGGCCTGCGGGATGCCGGTTGTGGTGTCCGACCGTTGCGGCTGTGCGCCCGATCTGGTGAAAAACGGCCAGAATGGTTATATTTTTGACCCGGCCCGACCCGAAGAGCTGACCAGCTGCCTGCTTCGGTTCATTGACGGGCACGCCGACCGGCAGGCGATGGGACGGGTATCGTCGGAGATTATCGCCCATTTCTCGCCCGATACCGTCGCCCGGGAAATGCTGGCCGGATTTGTGAAAGTGACCCGTACTTAG
- a CDS encoding glycosyltransferase, with amino-acid sequence MRILHICAYTWSIGGPARMIYDHTQIAVSEGHQVDILSPMSPGDKLYPAPEGSRVIPCLRTPVISRFFREVSLDLYRYLKENRSRYDIIHCHGLWHFGSIVPFLVNKTVPKVVTIHGVLDAWVLKHSRWKKALMDVLIQKKLLAEADLVHILNEDERQDVERYLGYKHPRVVLVPNGIPVSDFANLPPRGLFREKFGLSADQRMVLYMSRLNSKKGLDLLLPAFREYCRSHSDAVLVLAGSDDGYQQQAEQFIRQNGLEKQIRLVGMLTGETKLMALSDADVFVLPSYSEGLSMAVLEAMAAGVPTLISDRVGLGRQVGQIQAACLTDLNPEAICKNLDDLLHNASYAETIRNNARQLVQSKYDINVVGNQLIDQYRSLVFSSESHRA; translated from the coding sequence ATGCGAATCCTCCACATTTGTGCCTATACCTGGTCCATCGGCGGACCGGCCCGGATGATTTACGACCATACGCAGATTGCGGTGTCGGAAGGCCACCAGGTCGATATTCTGAGTCCGATGTCCCCGGGCGATAAGCTCTATCCGGCTCCGGAAGGCAGCCGGGTTATCCCCTGTCTGCGTACCCCCGTAATCAGTCGGTTTTTCCGGGAAGTCTCGCTGGATCTGTACCGGTATTTAAAAGAGAACCGCTCCCGCTACGACATTATCCATTGCCACGGCCTGTGGCACTTTGGCAGCATCGTTCCCTTTCTGGTGAATAAAACCGTTCCAAAAGTTGTTACCATTCATGGCGTGCTGGACGCCTGGGTGCTGAAGCACAGCCGCTGGAAGAAAGCCCTGATGGACGTTCTGATCCAGAAAAAGCTGCTGGCCGAAGCCGATCTGGTGCACATTTTGAACGAAGACGAGCGGCAGGACGTGGAGCGCTATCTCGGGTATAAGCATCCGAGGGTGGTGCTGGTGCCCAACGGTATTCCGGTTTCGGATTTTGCCAATCTTCCCCCCCGCGGGCTTTTTCGGGAGAAATTCGGTCTCTCAGCCGATCAGCGAATGGTGCTGTACATGAGCCGCCTGAACAGTAAAAAAGGTCTTGATCTGCTGCTGCCTGCCTTTCGGGAGTACTGCCGATCCCATTCGGATGCGGTGCTGGTGCTGGCCGGCTCGGACGACGGTTATCAGCAGCAGGCCGAACAGTTTATCCGGCAGAATGGTCTGGAGAAGCAGATCCGGCTGGTGGGAATGCTGACCGGCGAAACCAAACTAATGGCCCTGTCCGACGCGGACGTTTTCGTGCTGCCGTCGTACTCCGAAGGGTTGTCGATGGCGGTTCTGGAGGCTATGGCCGCCGGCGTTCCAACGTTGATTTCGGACCGGGTGGGGCTGGGTCGCCAGGTGGGCCAGATTCAGGCGGCCTGCCTGACCGATCTGAACCCGGAAGCGATTTGCAAAAACCTGGACGACCTTTTGCATAACGCATCCTACGCCGAAACGATCCGGAACAACGCCCGGCAACTCGTCCAGTCAAAATATGACATCAATGTAGTGGGCAACCAGCTGATTGACCAGTACAGAAGCTTAGTTTTCAGCTCTGAATCGCACCGCGCATGA